AACGCAGTGAAGCTGTGATGGATGAAACAATTTGCCCAATTAATCGGTTTAAATTGGTATAAGTAGGACGTTCAATGTCAAGGTTACGACGACATATATCGTAAATAGCTTCATTATCTACCATGAAGGCACAGTCTGAATGCTCTAATGTTGTGTGGGTAGTTAGAATCGAGTTGTAAGGTTCCACTACAGCAGTGGAAACTTGTGGTGCTGGATAAATTGCAAACTCTAGTTTAGATTTTTTGCCGTAGTCAACAGAGAGCCTCTCCATGAGCAGAGATGCAAACCCTGAACCAGTGCCTCCTCCAAAACTATGAAAGATAAGGAAACCTTGCAGCCCTGTGCACAGATCAGCCTATAATGGGGTGGaaaaaaagtgggagaaaaaaaagttattgatgATTTTGGAGaaagcagtattaaaataatcattcaaaagcatttctttcttaaGTTTGTTAGTTTTAGACTGTTATAATAAAAAACCAGCATTCTTGAAAGgtgctcttccttttttcttccgtGTCTTTTACTCAAAAGTACCAGTGCCTCTGCATAACTTTTTCTGAATAggagtattttaatatttaaaagttgCTTTATTATCTTTGATGCCATTTTAATACTACTGTAATGAAGCGCAGCTGTGCACCACTGTGATAAGTTACTATAAATTACAGCTGGGTTACGGCTTTAGAATCTGTTTATGTTCCCATTCTAGCTTTCAGTGAGTATCAATTAGATGttgaaaacaagtttttttttatttttgtaattttaaacaatcACTATTTCACTTTGAATCATATCATCCTATATGAGTTTCTCACAACACAATGTCaagataaaaaaacccagagaagtaATTAAAATTGCTAAGCATTCAACCAAAACTTGAGGTTCAGGGTACTAGAAATATTTTTCGTGACACATAATGGTGTGattcaaactgaaaataacaaacaaacaaaaaagtataaCAATGTTGTTACACTTGTTTAAggcttttataatatttttctgaCGTATccttaaaatactttcaaataatgGTATTTCAGAGCCtaaaaaattttaagttttatggactgaatttttatttaactgggggggggaggagcaaggagataaaaggtttttttaaacaatcaacTATGCACAAAATTCTTAGGGAAAAAACACAGCAACCCATCATTATAGATAGCTATAGAGCTGtatcaattattttaaatactgacttGCAGTATGAATTCTTACCAGTTTGCGAATGCGGTCTAGCACTAGATCAACAATCTCTTTTCCAATGGTATAATGGCCTCTGGCATAATTATTGGCTGCATCTTCTTTCCCAGTAATGAGCTGCTCAGGATGGAATAACTGCCTATATGTGCCTGTACGTACTTCATCTACAAAGAAACGAAATACCACAACATAAATTTGATCTGTTAATTTCTGTGTGCGCTGCCTAGTGACTACACACTGAGTGCACATCAAAAGAGTGTAGACAGCATCCCTGACTATACGCAGCTTGTCTGACTAGCCTAAGAAGTTGGCACAACTTCAGCCCCTTTGTTTAGGGGAAAACATCAGGCACTCACAAAGCAGTATTTGTACCTGGGAATAGAGAGGTCACTCATAAAACTACAAGTACAGACAAGATTCTGGATAGCAATTAAACAAAACTCTGGATGCAATGCAGCAGTCTAGAAAGATTAGCcagactgtaaaaaaaatctattgttttCCAGATGTTGTTACCTGAAGcccattatttcatttctttgaaataacaaTAACCTCAAATGGAAAATGGCATCCAGAcacatatcttttaaaatctctgaacaaataaaaaagacCGTAGGGAATCCGTAGGGGATCTTCACTTTTACACTGAAGATCTTTAATGTTGGGTACATACCAACTACGGTTGGCTCTAGGTCCACAAACACTGCTCTGGGAACATGTTTACCAGCTCCTGTCTCACTGAAGAAAGTGTTAAATGAATCATCTCCACCTCCGATAGTTTTATCGCTAGGCATTTGACCATCAGGCTGGATACCGTGTTCAAGACAATACAATTCCCAACATGCATTGCCAATCTGAACACCAGCCTGACCAACGTGGATGGATATGCATTCACGCTGCAAATTAAAAACACAAGAATTATAATGAGATATGGAGCTACCTGTCTTTTAGATTTTATTCTCATAATAACTAGCTCTCTGTGGGTTGTATCTTCCTCTGCTGCAGTATTCCCTGGTTGCTCTCGAGTGACAATTTAACTGATCGAATTGTCTGCCGCTGGCGAGACTCTGCTCATCTTAGTTGACCTGGGCTGACTGTGAGAATACTGGAAGATCTTAAAGACAACATAGTCTCTATGAACACACAGGGTGACTACAGATTCACCATCCCTTACCATGCAGCACGTATATTACATCTTTAATAATCTGCCTGGTGTCTTTCTCACCTTCCTTTCGTTTTGGAAGACTTCTTTATATAATATCCCCAAATTTCCTTGATTTGATGCCAAATCATGTACTGGGTAACTGTTGCAAGAATCTTTCCTGCACAGGACCACTTAGTATGTTTTCCTTTATAAGAAGCATAGAGATATCTAGCCCCTGGCAATTCATACATATTTGAGTTCCTCTGTGAAATCATCTGGGAGTCCCAATGAAATGTCATCTGCCCACTTTCAGCCAGCTCCTTTGATTCTAAGCAACTGTGCCATGTATGTTTAATCTCTCGCTACCTCGATTTTGTCTTACACCCGAGATGGAAATAAGCTGTTTTTCTAGCTTACTGTTACAGTATCTCTAGGAAGAAGcagaggtggaaaagaaaaagtagggtGTCTGGGCTGCTCTTTCCTATTTTCTTGATAGCTTCATCAGAACTTGTATCCTTGATTCCATGTGTTAATTCTCACCCCCGTGGTTCTGTCAGAATTCTTTTGTCAGCGAGACTACCGTTGTGCTTATCTCCACTTCCATTCAGCTGGCACCACGTTTCCAAAGCTTTCGCGCCGCCTCACGGTTTCCCGCTGTGTTACCGCCACGCTGCTCCCGCAGCAGGCGCGAGAAGCCCCTAGCAACAACGACCAATCCCGCCCCTTCGCCGCTGCCCGCTCAAGAGCACGCGGTGCCACGCCGTTGGCTGCCGGTCACACTCCTCTCCTCTGATTGGCTATGCGCAAGCCTCTACGGCACTGCACGCCCAGACACCCCGAAACGGCGGAACGATTCAATCGGTTGTTGCTACGCTCTTTCCCGCCGTCTCTCTGCCGCCTGGGTCAGGTTTCAGCCTGCCCCTCGCCTCTCCGCGCGGGAGGCGCCCACTATGAACAGGCTTTCATCGCTTTTCTACGTAGTTCGGCTTACTCGCCGCCGGCCAGTTTCTATGCCTCGCCTCCCTTGAACTATTAACTCTTACAccaatttctctccctctcccccatccttctGCCTTACTGCTAACCGGGGACTTCACGCAGAGACTGCCTGCAAGTCCAGCCGCAGCACAGGCGGTCATAACTCCTCCCCCTACTGCCGCAGCAGAAGCACCCCCAAATACCCTTCCCCTCCGCAGCCGCGAGGATCCCGTTCCCCACCATGATGCCTTGCTAAGCTGAGGAGCTCCGGCCGCGCCACACCACGTCCGCCACCGCCTGTCGAGCAGCACCAACTGTCAACGGCTAACCGCCTCGAGCCCCACGCCCTCGCGTGCTGGCTCCCCATTGGCTGTTACCCGGGCGGTCTAGAGGGGAACAGAGACCGCTGATTAGCCGAGGGCGCTCTTCTCCCCACGTGGGGCGATGATTGCCACACGCTCTCCTGAAAGCGCGCGCGCAGGGGCGTCTCCAGAGGGCGGGGCTTGAGATGCCCTGGGCGTGGGGGTGCGGGTGTCAGCTCGAGGCGGTAAAGTGGGGTGTCGCGGGGCGGCTCGGGGTGAGCTTGGGCTAGGGCTGCCCTCTGCTCTGAGGGCTGAGGTGGAAGTCCAGCGCGGGCTCGCCGTGGGCAGCTGCGGCTCGCACCGGCGCTGGGGGCTGCTCGGGGCCAGTGGCTGGAGGTGGGGACGGCTGCGAAGCACTGGCTTGAGTGGCGCGCGCTTCTGTGACGGCCATTTTCGAGGCCGCGAGAAGGCTGCGGCCTGTCAGGGGAACAGCATGAGCGCCTGCGCACAGCTCCGGGCGGGGAGAGGAGACCTCTGACAGCCTGGAAATCGCTTTTAGCAGAAAAAGACCGGTGGCTGGATAGGTGAAGTTGAAGTGAGCACACTCAGTTGCTTTCTGGAGCAGCAGCCATGccacaggtggttttttttcctccccttctttcctctttctccccttctttcctctttctccccttctttcctctttctccccttctttcctctttctccccttctttcctctttctccccttctttcctctttctccccttctttcctctttctccccttctttcctctttctccccttctttcctctttctccccttctttcctctttctccccttctttcctctttctccccttctttcctctttctccccttctttcctctttctccccttctttcctctttctccccttctttcctctttctccccttctttcctctttctccccttctttcctctttctccccttctttcctctttctccccttctttcctctttctccccttctttcctctttctccccttctttcctctttctccccttctttcctctttctccccttctttcctctttctccccttctttcctctttctccccttctttcctctttctccccttctttcctctttctccccttctttcctctttctccccttctttcctctttctccccttctttcctctttctccccttcctttctgtcaAAACTTACTCTTTTCCACTGGTGAGCATATCCCCTGTAATGCTCCCCATGTACCATTCCTGCCTGGGGGTTTTTCCTGGTGGGTTCATGAGACTGGAGTAGGAGATCAGATTGGTCCATGAAATGCTGCAAATGCTTGTATGAATTTTTTGACTAGCAGCAgagaagattatttttctctaacGTTAGTACTGCCTAACAGGCCAACAGAAATCTCACAGAAATCTAGCTAGaagtcttcatttattttaatgtcaaatgttttatttctagtCAAGATTGGACAGGAAGGCATTATAATCAaatagtccttttttttcctgtcgagacttttttttgtgtttcgGCATAGCTTATTAACAGCCTTATACAATATTCAGTGTAGATTATTATCTTTATGACAGTGAATGAAAGTTGAAGAAAAAACTTCGTTGAGAGAGCTGCCTGAAAGttgaaatgagaaaagaaatgccaTGTGTTACTATAAAGGTCAACCTATTCACATTCTATTCCTGTAAATTGTATGCTtgctctgtatttaaaaaatgctgtgctgAGCAAAAGACGTTCTCTGTTTCAGGGGTCTGCCCACAAGGCTTGATTTCAGGCTATTGGGGGTAGTTAAGTTCTGTTTCTCTGCAAAATATAAGCTATGTATCTGTGgttctcagagaaaataaaacctttcaaaaGAAACTACAAAACTCAGtagtgttttgttgttggggtcttttttttaacactgaagcTAGAATATTTTTCTATGAGATTTCAGTTGTTCCAATGCAAGTTTTATGCAATTTTTTATATGAGATTATGCATAATTTACAACCAATTGCATTTAAAGCTACATCTGAGGGAGCAATTTAAAACTAGGATTAATGCCTGGTTCCTGctattgttttgaatttttttttttaacaaagcttttTAGAAAAGTAGTTTATACCTTGGGAACTGGTGCAAATATGGCCATATTCTTACTAAACAGATTTTTCCCAGTTGTACTCAAGAATCTAATAATAGgatttttaccattttaaatttctgttagtTTTATAGGGTCAATACTGGTATGGAATATTGAGCTGAAGGAGGTCTATGGCATGACTTGCTTTCATTTACACAGGATATTTTGTGcgttatttaaatatatgtatgtctGTGACTCTGGTTAGGTTGTGGATTAGGCTGGTTTATTGCAAAGTTCTTTAATACGTAGAGGACTAGGAGTGAGCAAATAAGATAATCCTCACACACATATAATCATATCCTAAGTTGAGACTGGTGTTAGTGATGAGGTTATACTTAAAGTCAGAAATACCAAAGGCACTTCCTTTATTTTGGAGCCTTTCAAGCCGGCTGCGTAGAAGAGGCTTGCAAAGACAAAATATGTACTAAGGATGACCTAGTTTATGGTTGAAATTTGACTTTGGCCTTAGAGTTAGAATTAATTTAAAGCCCAGGACATGAGAGTTTTAAGAGGTAGGTATACAGCTTGATTCTGAACGTTGCCGGCCTATAATGAAGTTGCCATGATGAAAGAACATAATTCTATCAGTGGTGTTGGTGCTTCATCCATCCTGAAGCTTATCTTTAGCAATGTGACTAAGGAGTCTGTTTAAGATGCAGTTTTAGAAACAccaaagtaatttgaaaataggcccattttggctttttttttttttaatttattgaccTAATTTTTAAAGATGCCAGACACTTTATTGTGTCCAGTTCTTTATGCTGATCTACATCCACACAATCATTGCTTTCTATTGTGTGAGTTGTAACtccattttgaaatacaaaagttgataaaatttattttgagaGTGAAGAAATCTGTTTGCATTATTTTACATAAACATTGCGTTAGAAGGGCCAGCTCTAAGTGTAGGCACTAGCTTCGGTCATATAAAGCCTAGAAAACCAGACGGGGAAGGATTAGATGTTGGGCAGAAGCCCTTTCTGAGACAAAGCAGCAACAGCATTTGCGTCTTTCCTTTGAATCATCTTTTCTGCGGCACAGCTAGCCTGAGTCTCCTAGGCTTGTCACCGCTGCTTTTTATCCCTGCTCTATCCCTTTTTCTGGAAGGCATACAGGGAAGATGACATGTTGCCTACAGTGCTGGGAAGTCTTGAAACAACCCTTGAGCTGAATGCAATCCTGTATTtagtttggaaaacaaaaagtgaaGGGGGGGACGTATTTGCTTGTGAACAGTTTATCCTTTTTatctttggggttttctttttatgaataacCTACTAAAATTAAGGTTTCTTTATGTTctacttttaatatattaatatcaAAATGTATCATCTTTATAAAATTGCATTGGATTATTTGAAAAACTATCAAGTGTCATCTTACAGATCTTTCTGTGActagcttttctgaaaaagttaTGGAGGTGACTTTAAATGATGGTGGTTTTCAGTATAAATGACAGATAATACTTCAAAGGTGGCCCTTTTTGGACCAGCCCCTCAGTGCATGCAGGACAGAAAACAAGCTTTGAAGGGACAATACCTTTAGTTTTGTTCAGGCAATGTTGATTTAATGTAATAGAAATATACCAAGGCAATATGTATAAGTTTCTGAAAGTGATAGTGCCCTTAACTTCAGTGTTCCTGTTTTTGTTGTGCAACTTGCATCTGATAGAGATGTGCTCAGTGTGCATTTGCATCTGAATTGTACGtgtgtttgtttgtctgtttgaaTCCTGAAATACACTGCAGTAGTAAAGGTTGACAGACTTTATATTAGAATAAAATGTTATGTCCTTATTATATCGGGTCTCTAAACCCATTGAGGGTCTTCAGATGTTTTggctaagactttttttttttcttttttcttttatccctgcCCCCTCCTCATCCATTTCCTCTCGCAAGTCCTTTCAAATTTTTCTAAAACTTCTATTTATACATTTTCGTTTTCTTACTAATTTATCTGTAAATTATTCCTATATTGGTGTAAACCATCAGCCAGTGATTTGGAGCCAATAATAAAGGCCTATTGTTTACTCTCCTACAGTAAAATGGGACTTTGGGTACAGGCCAAGATGGGATAGGGATTAAAATTGGAGAGGGCAAAAGTGGCCATGACATCACTTTTAGGACGCCATCATTCCTGGGGTATAGTTGTTTCCAGTGACTTCCTAGCTAGTGACAACACTTGTGAGTAAATCATTCTTAACTTTTCATCAATACGTCTAATACATTTTAACATAACTTTAGGCAAGACTACAAGATATTCCGTGCTGTAGGTTTTCATGGAGCTGTGGACATTGGAAGCTCAGTGTTAGACTACACTTCCCAGGTCTCTTGGCTTGCCCAGGAGTAGGATTCCCTTCAGTCTGCCACATGCATTGCTTAAAAGTTAGGAAGCAAATGCGAACCAGTCCAGTCTGCAGAAGAGCTTCTGTTGGAAAATTACTGTAAATGAACTCTGTTTGTGACTTTTGATTTTGATGAACGTGCAAGTCCTTGTGGGAGaatgttctgtcattttttttcctccaaaaaaagcCTAATAAACAGTTTGCTAGAATCCTGTCTTATAGTTTTCCTTGTAAGTATATAGCTTTAATTGTAAATGCTATAATAGaagttttattttggtatttgtgACCTGCAAATTTGCATTGACCAAAACAGGTACACGGACAGATTTTAAACTCCATCTTGAACCACTGAATCTGTGAGAATTTAATGAAAAACACTGCCTGGAAAACTACGCTTCAGTTTGAAAGATCTCTGTAGACTGAAGTTAAAATTGGCTTCTAAAAGATGGAATGAATCAGTCTTAAAACTATCTAGGACCATGGCAATAGATAGATTTGTATAAATTTGTATAGATCTGTATAAATCTAAAGaggagaaattatttattcatataGAAGAAAATCCAGTCAAAAAATCAATCTGTTAGTCTGGGTTTTCTTTTACTGTCTTTGCCTCTGACAAAGTTAGTCTGGCAAATCTATTATAAGCCAATGAATTTATACATCAGATACATTAGATTTTAATGCTGGGACAGTTTGCCCTGATGATAATCTTTATACAAAATCTATTGGCAAAGTTTTAAGGATAAGTAATTGAAAAGCTGGGATTTGGttcctggttttgttgctgttgttcgttgttttttgtttgttttacattaaCCTGTATCTTTCAACAAAAGTatgtaattttctttcatctaGCATCCACGTTAGCAGACTGCTGCATAAATCCctttttgagaaaacatttccttCAATGGATAGCAGTGGCTGCCTCAGTTACTTcatgaaagtatttattttcagttattaaatGGAATGGAACGGAACCCTGGAATGGTGGATGTAAGTATTCGGTTTTTAGCAAAGGAAGCTTTtaaaactcatctttttttttttttaaaaaaaaaaaaaaacaaacagtaggccaatgaagaagaaaaagtctaTTTTCCTCATCTGTTGTTGGTAACGGCAAGTATCTATTTGACTTAAATGACAGCTCATTCGGTTACAATTTTTGGGAGAAGCTGTAGGGAACTTCAGAGTGGTTTCACTTAAgtgacatgaaaatatttttctaaaaggcTCTATCCTGCAAGGATATAAATGCTTTTAGTTATCACTGTCCACGGCAATGATTGATGAGTTCACACACAAGACACTTCAGCGATTCTCAGGAACATACTATTTCTGCATAAGGTAGTGTACCATATGCTTTTATCTTGTTTAGTATATTAGAGATGCTACTTTCTAAATCAAATTCTTACTACCAGATAAACTTTCAGAAAATCACATTCTGACGACCTCATGCTTTGCCCTTTGcatcctctttcattttcttggcATCTCTGCAAACTCGTAAACGCTTTCTTGTCTGTAACTTAGGGTTAATTGCACATGTTCCCCACCACTGTAAATCGCTTATATTAACGCTACCACTTGTCTGATAAAGTTTCCATGGTCTGCTGGTAGGGCCGGAACCCCGGAGAGCGGGGCGCCTGACGTGCTTGGCGGGTCGCGCTGGATGACGGCGCCGACGCAGCCCGCCGCGCCGGCGGAAGGCTGctggcgggcggggcgggcaAAGAAGCGTCCTCTTCCTGTCCGTAGTGTCTTCATTGGACAGCGTCTGTGGAATCTCTGGCAGGGATTGGTGGTTGCCGCTGCCGGGTCTGGAGCGCGGGGAGCGGTGGCTGGGATAGCGCTCGCTGGGCTTTGCGGGCCGCGGGAGCCCTGCTGCCGCCATGTCGTGGAGGCTGCCCAAGTGAGACGg
The sequence above is a segment of the Calonectris borealis chromosome 9, bCalBor7.hap1.2, whole genome shotgun sequence genome. Coding sequences within it:
- the LOC142085537 gene encoding tubulin alpha-3 chain, with translation MRECISIHVGQAGVQIGNACWELYCLEHGIQPDGQMPSDKTIGGGDDSFNTFFSETGAGKHVPRAVFVDLEPTVVDEVRTGTYRQLFHPEQLITGKEDAANNYARGHYTIGKEIVDLVLDRIRKLADLCTGLQGFLIFHSFGGGTGSGFASLLMERLSVDYGKKSKLEFAIYPAPQVSTAVVEPYNSILTTHTTLEHSDCAFMVDNEAIYDICRRNLDIERPTYTNLNRLIGQIVSSITASLRFDGALNVDLTEFQTNLVPYPRIHFPLVTYAPVISAEKAYHEQLSVAEITNACFEPANQMVKCDPRHGKYMACCMLYRGDVVPKDVNAAIATIKTKRTIQFVDWCPTGFKVGINYQPPTVVPGGDLAKVQRAVCMLSNTTAIAEAWARLDHKFDLMYAKRAFVHWYVGEGMEEGEFSEAREDLAALEKDYEEVGVDSVEAEAEEGDEYLEN